A single Mesotoga sp. UBA6090 DNA region contains:
- a CDS encoding HPP family protein: MKVSEAMIRDVSTIFEDETIEDFIIFCLRQNKSGLPVVDEEFRVVGFLSESDIIKSALPSYFSLLQSASFIPDTHQFVIRLGKIKDDQVSQHMVKPPVLIKPDDTVIYAADLLIKNGLKIIPVVDDEGKLMGIINRIYLIHAATQGKIDR; encoded by the coding sequence ATGAAAGTAAGCGAAGCAATGATAAGAGATGTTTCGACAATTTTCGAAGATGAAACGATTGAAGATTTCATCATATTCTGTTTGAGGCAGAACAAATCAGGTCTTCCAGTTGTCGATGAGGAATTCAGAGTCGTAGGGTTTCTGAGTGAAAGCGACATAATCAAGAGCGCCCTTCCCAGCTACTTCAGTCTTCTTCAGTCAGCATCATTCATTCCCGACACACATCAGTTCGTCATAAGACTGGGGAAGATAAAGGACGACCAGGTCTCACAGCACATGGTGAAACCGCCAGTGCTAATCAAGCCCGATGATACTGTAATATATGCGGCCGATCTCCTCATCAAGAATGGACTTAAGATCATTCCTGTAGTCGATGACGAAGGAAAACTGATGGGAATAATCAACAGGATCTACCTTATTCACGCAGCGACGCAAGGCAAGATCGATAGATGA
- the mtaB gene encoding tRNA (N(6)-L-threonylcarbamoyladenosine(37)-C(2))-methylthiotransferase MtaB: MKKTVSIYTFGCKMNQYESQAMAERLEDYEVSFSKEHADLFILNSCTVTSEAERKLRHLFRRLKGLNPNAKIIIAGCYSELSPEQLRSLGADEVIGVREKTAIHKFVSKQLNRPDGVEKGSFLTVTSSIEGRTRAFLGIEDGCLNRCSYCRIRLARGDKIISKPVDLVKREFRGLVERGYREIVLTGINIGYYGFDFDASLVELLYELEKIPGDWRIRLGSIDPNTMNESFLELIANSSRLARHLHLSLQSGSDAVLRSMRRKYTISEYLRAVERAREIDSRFAFTTDLIAGFPGESDEDHRKTLRIIEDVGFLKVHVFRFSKRPGTEAAEMTGQIESAVKKARSVELMEEAVRSRERYLAKQIGRMNRVLIERSDSSCSHGFDEYYIPHRIDGKHDGFVNAKITELQSHEEGSDAELYCRSVV, translated from the coding sequence ATGAAGAAAACCGTTTCAATCTATACTTTCGGCTGCAAGATGAACCAGTACGAGTCTCAGGCAATGGCCGAGAGATTGGAAGATTACGAAGTGAGTTTTTCTAAGGAACATGCAGATCTCTTCATTTTGAATTCATGCACAGTAACCTCCGAAGCGGAACGAAAACTAAGACATCTTTTCAGGAGGCTGAAGGGACTCAACCCGAATGCAAAGATTATAATTGCAGGCTGTTACTCCGAGCTTTCACCAGAGCAATTACGAAGTCTCGGAGCTGATGAAGTGATTGGAGTCAGAGAGAAGACGGCCATACATAAATTCGTCTCGAAGCAGTTGAATCGGCCGGATGGAGTCGAGAAAGGAAGTTTTCTGACTGTTACTTCCAGTATTGAAGGGAGAACCAGGGCTTTTTTGGGAATCGAAGACGGATGTTTGAACCGCTGCTCCTATTGCAGAATCAGACTCGCAAGGGGCGACAAGATAATCAGCAAGCCTGTTGATCTAGTAAAGAGAGAGTTTAGAGGTTTAGTGGAAAGAGGTTATAGAGAGATAGTGTTGACCGGAATCAACATCGGATATTACGGCTTTGATTTCGATGCATCTCTAGTTGAACTTCTTTACGAGCTTGAGAAGATTCCTGGAGACTGGAGAATTCGACTCGGTTCGATCGACCCGAACACAATGAATGAAAGTTTTCTCGAACTGATAGCTAACTCGTCGAGGCTGGCCAGACATCTCCATCTTTCTCTTCAGAGCGGGTCAGACGCGGTTTTACGATCAATGAGAAGGAAATACACGATCAGCGAGTATCTTAGAGCGGTGGAGAGAGCCAGAGAGATTGATTCTAGATTTGCATTTACTACAGATCTGATTGCCGGCTTTCCTGGAGAGAGTGATGAGGATCATCGAAAGACATTGAGAATCATTGAAGATGTCGGCTTCTTGAAAGTGCACGTTTTTAGATTCTCAAAAAGGCCGGGGACTGAAGCGGCAGAAATGACCGGTCAAATAGAGTCAGCCGTCAAGAAAGCCAGGTCTGTGGAACTCATGGAAGAGGCAGTTAGATCAAGAGAGAGATATCTTGCGAAACAGATTGGCAGGATGAATAGAGTTTTGATCGAGAGATCGGATTCTTCCTGCAGTCACGGATTCGATGAGTATTACATACCTCACAGAATTGACGGAAAACATGATGGCTTTGTGAATGCGAAAATAACTGAGTTACAGAGTCATGAGGAGGGTTCCGATGCAGAACTATATTGCCGATCAGTGGTGTGA
- a CDS encoding aminotransferase class IV — protein sequence MQNYIADQWCDEGSSRISILIPGVMNSESVYEVVRTYNGLPFAFRKHFDRLKQSANLLGLDVPFTCKELNSIIIEGLERNKAVQTEDFRIRISLMNDVSGSIIAVVFSRLTSASKDIYELGVKISISPFLKPSGEIVDPHLKMPGASWNIRTRKALGDNYDMIILNEKGNLCEGSFSNIFLVLDGSVATPDVQSGVLPGITRDNVIGLCESLEIPVEKRPIPAWEVFCADEVFLTHTSVGIAPVRRLEDKVLIEDFTDGMTRLLLDNFEGYIMTEDSNWSGLDEVEPSNYRADI from the coding sequence ATGCAGAACTATATTGCCGATCAGTGGTGTGACGAAGGCTCATCCCGGATTAGTATCCTTATACCGGGAGTAATGAACAGCGAATCGGTCTATGAAGTAGTTCGAACGTACAACGGATTACCTTTTGCATTCAGAAAGCATTTTGATAGACTGAAGCAATCCGCGAATCTGTTGGGACTCGACGTACCGTTCACATGCAAGGAGCTGAACTCGATAATAATTGAAGGGCTGGAGAGAAACAAGGCTGTTCAGACCGAAGATTTCAGAATTCGTATCTCATTGATGAACGACGTTTCTGGGAGCATAATCGCAGTGGTTTTCAGCCGCCTTACTTCAGCTTCGAAGGATATCTATGAACTGGGTGTAAAAATCTCGATCTCACCTTTTCTGAAACCCTCGGGCGAGATAGTCGATCCTCACCTGAAGATGCCGGGTGCAAGCTGGAATATTAGAACAAGAAAGGCCCTTGGAGATAATTACGACATGATCATTCTAAATGAAAAGGGCAATCTATGTGAGGGCTCTTTTTCCAACATTTTCCTTGTTCTCGACGGGTCGGTTGCAACGCCGGATGTTCAGTCTGGGGTTCTGCCGGGAATAACTAGAGACAACGTCATCGGGTTATGTGAGTCACTGGAAATCCCGGTTGAGAAGAGACCAATTCCGGCCTGGGAAGTTTTCTGCGCGGATGAAGTCTTCCTTACACATACCAGCGTAGGAATCGCTCCGGTCAGAAGACTGGAGGATAAAGTGCTCATTGAAGATTTCACCGATGGAATGACTCGACTGTTACTGGATAATTTTGAAGGATACATAATGACAGAAGACAGTAATTGGAGCGGATTAGATGAAGTGGAACCATCAAACTATAGGGCAGATATTTGA
- a CDS encoding DUF721 domain-containing protein, protein MKWNHQTIGQIFDDLVTSSGLFRKIRVFELNKDWEEIVGEPIANHSSIVDFTDGTLIIRVDDGMWFNEMKLRENILLERMNSAIGVEAIKRIRFRIGR, encoded by the coding sequence ATGAAGTGGAACCATCAAACTATAGGGCAGATATTTGATGATCTGGTAACGAGCTCGGGACTGTTCAGAAAGATTAGGGTCTTCGAGTTAAACAAGGATTGGGAAGAAATCGTTGGAGAACCAATTGCAAATCATTCCTCTATAGTCGATTTTACCGACGGCACTCTGATTATAAGAGTTGACGACGGTATGTGGTTCAATGAAATGAAACTGAGAGAGAATATTCTTCTGGAGAGAATGAACTCTGCGATAGGGGTGGAGGCAATCAAGAGAATCAGATTTAGAATTGGACGATAG